A single genomic interval of Seriola aureovittata isolate HTS-2021-v1 ecotype China chromosome 10, ASM2101889v1, whole genome shotgun sequence harbors:
- the LOC130176107 gene encoding long-chain fatty acid transport protein 2-like isoform X1 translates to MNMFVSVVFAVAIVLLGLFFRFPYFIQDVQYVLAKLKVRRCLLKYMQTNFTILGRFLEAARTQPDKPFIHFKDETFTYRDADALSNKAARVFLQSGLVKQGDTVAMLVGNEPMFVWLWLGLVKIGCSAAFLNYNIRSKSLLHCFSCSGANTLVAAAELQDAVEEVLPSLLEQQVSVYILADGCKAAGVESFREKMSQASSEPLSRDLRSHLTLQSPAAYIYTSGTTGLPKAAVITHARLWVMCWIQLLTGVNSRDVIYVSLPLYHSAGFMGVTGAIERGITVALRSKFSASQFWDDCRKYNATVIQYIGETMRYLCNTPKKLSDRSHKVRLAIGNGIRADVWRDFISRFGNVEIRELYGATEGNFALLNYSGKIGAIGRDTFLNKRFFPHAVIKYNVERGEPVRDSSGFCIEADKGEPGLLVSEISVRAPFSGYVRDLQQTERKKLHNVFKRGDVYFNTGDLMRVDEDHFIYFQDRVGDTFRWKGENVATTEVADVISLAGCVKEATVYGVKVPGQEGRAGMAAVTLRDGLKFDSVDVFKHVENFLPAYARPRFMRIQSSLDVTGTFKHLKVKLVEEGFNPNLITDPVYFLDEKEKNYIPLMMDIFNGVNLGEIKI, encoded by the exons ATGAACATGTTCGTCTCGGTAGTCTTTGCAGTTGCAATTGTTTTGCTCGGACTTTTCTTCCGCTTTCCTTACTTTATCCAGGATGTCCAATACGTGCTTGCTAAATTGAAAGTGCGGCGCTGCTTGTTAAAGTACATGCAGACCAACTTCACCATCCTGGGGCGGTTTCTAGAGGCGGCGAGGACGCAGCCGGACAAGCCGTTCATTCACTTTAAAGATGAAACTTTCACCTACCGGGACGCCGATGCTCTCAGCAACAAAGCCGCGAGAGTCTTCCTGCAGAGCGGGCTCGTTAAACAAGGCGACACGGTGGCGATGTTAGTCGGAAACGAGCCGATGTTCGTGTGGCTCTGGCTGGGCCTGGTGAAGATCGGATGTTCCGCTGCTTTTCTCAACTACAACATCAGATCCAAGTCCCTgttacactgcttcagctgcagcggGGCCAACACGCTGGTCGCAGCTGCAG agTTACAGGATGCTGTGGAGGAGGTCCTGCCCAGTCTGTTGGAGCAGCAGGTCAGTGTTTACATCCTGGCTGACGGATGCAAAGCTGCAGGTGTGgagagcttcagagagaaaatgagccAGGCGTCCTCCGAGCCTCTATCCAGGGATTTAAGGTCACATTTAACCTTGCAGAGTCCGGCAGCCTACATATACACATCTGGGACAACAG GTCTCCCTAAAGCAGCAGTGATCACTCATGCCAGACTGTGGGTCATGTGTTGGATTCAGCTCTTAACAGGAGTGAACTCTAGAGATGTGATTTACGTCAGCCTCCCTCTGTATCACAGCGCCGGCTTCATGGGTGTCACCGGAGCCATTGAGAGAG GTATCACCGTGGCTTTGAGGAGTAAATTTTCTGCCTCTCAGTTCTGGGACGACTGCAGAAAATATAACGCCActgtcatacagtatataggtGAAACTATGCGTTACCTGTGCAACACACCAAAG AAACTCAGTGATCGAAGCCACAAAGTAAGACTTGCAATAGGCAACGGGATTAGAGCAGATGTGTGGAGGGACTTCATAAGCAGGTTTGGAAACGTTGAGATCAGAGAGCTTTATGGAGCAACGGAGGGGAATTTTGCTCTGCTGAATTACAGCGGCAAGATCGGAGCTATTGGGCGAGACACCTTCCTCAACAAG AGATTTTTTCCTCATGCTGTGATCAAATACAACGTAGAAAGAGGAGAGCCTGTGAGGGATTCATCTGGTTTCTGCATTGAGGCCGACAAAG GTGAGCCTGGACTCCTGGTGTCTGAAATATCAGTGAGGGCTCCGTTCTCTGGTTATGTGAGAGACCTGCAGCAGACGGAGAGGAAGAAGCTGCATAATGTCTTCAAGAGAGGAGACGTGTACTTCAACACCGGCGACCTGATGCGCGTCGATGAGGATCATTTCATCTACTTTCAGGATCGGGTTGGAGACACGTTCAG ATGGAAAGGAGAAAACGTGGCCACCACTGAGGTCGCTGACGTCATCTCGCTGGCTGGCTGCGTCAAAGAAGCCACTGTGTATGGAGTTAAAGTTCCAG GTCAGGAGGGCAGGGCTGGGATGGCTGCCGTGACTTTAAGAGACGGACTGAAATTTGACTCTGTGgatgtttttaaacatgttgaaAATTTCCTGCCAGCCTACGCACGACCCCGTTTTATGAGGATTCAG AGCTCTTTGGACGTAACGGGCACGTTCAAGCATTTGAAGGTGAAGCTGGTGGAGGAGGGCTTCAACCCAAATCTAATAACGGACCCAGTCTACTTTctggatgaaaaagaaaagaattacaTCCCACTTATGATGGACATATTCAATGGAGTTAATTTAGgggaaattaaaatttaa
- the LOC130176107 gene encoding long-chain fatty acid transport protein 2-like isoform X2: protein MNMFVSVVFAVAIVLLGLFFRFPYFIQDVQYVLAKLKVRRCLLKYMQTNFTILGRFLEAARTQPDKPFIHFKDETFTYRDADALSNKAARVFLQSGLVKQGDTVAMLVGNEPMFVWLWLGLVKIGCSAAFLNYNIRSKSLLHCFSCSGANTLVAAAELQDAVEEVLPSLLEQQVSVYILADGCKAAGVESFREKMSQASSEPLSRDLRSHLTLQSPAAYIYTSGTTGLPKAAVITHARLWVMCWIQLLTGVNSRDVIYVSLPLYHSAGFMGVTGAIERGITVALRSKFSASQFWDDCRKYNATVIQYIGETMRYLCNTPKKLSDRSHKVRLAIGNGIRADVWRDFISRFGNVEIRELYGATEGNFALLNYSGKIGAIGRDTFLNKRFFPHAVIKYNVERGEPVRDSSGFCIEADKGEPGLLVSEISVRAPFSGYVRDLQQTERKKLHNVFKRGDVYFNTGDLMRVDEDHFIYFQDRVGDTFRWKGENVATTEVADVISLAGCVKEATVYGVKVPGQEGRAGMAAVTLRDGLKFDSVDVFKHVENFLPAYARPRFMRIQSSLDVTGTFKHLKGKSTCSRCNTSPTPPEMFNASEVL from the exons ATGAACATGTTCGTCTCGGTAGTCTTTGCAGTTGCAATTGTTTTGCTCGGACTTTTCTTCCGCTTTCCTTACTTTATCCAGGATGTCCAATACGTGCTTGCTAAATTGAAAGTGCGGCGCTGCTTGTTAAAGTACATGCAGACCAACTTCACCATCCTGGGGCGGTTTCTAGAGGCGGCGAGGACGCAGCCGGACAAGCCGTTCATTCACTTTAAAGATGAAACTTTCACCTACCGGGACGCCGATGCTCTCAGCAACAAAGCCGCGAGAGTCTTCCTGCAGAGCGGGCTCGTTAAACAAGGCGACACGGTGGCGATGTTAGTCGGAAACGAGCCGATGTTCGTGTGGCTCTGGCTGGGCCTGGTGAAGATCGGATGTTCCGCTGCTTTTCTCAACTACAACATCAGATCCAAGTCCCTgttacactgcttcagctgcagcggGGCCAACACGCTGGTCGCAGCTGCAG agTTACAGGATGCTGTGGAGGAGGTCCTGCCCAGTCTGTTGGAGCAGCAGGTCAGTGTTTACATCCTGGCTGACGGATGCAAAGCTGCAGGTGTGgagagcttcagagagaaaatgagccAGGCGTCCTCCGAGCCTCTATCCAGGGATTTAAGGTCACATTTAACCTTGCAGAGTCCGGCAGCCTACATATACACATCTGGGACAACAG GTCTCCCTAAAGCAGCAGTGATCACTCATGCCAGACTGTGGGTCATGTGTTGGATTCAGCTCTTAACAGGAGTGAACTCTAGAGATGTGATTTACGTCAGCCTCCCTCTGTATCACAGCGCCGGCTTCATGGGTGTCACCGGAGCCATTGAGAGAG GTATCACCGTGGCTTTGAGGAGTAAATTTTCTGCCTCTCAGTTCTGGGACGACTGCAGAAAATATAACGCCActgtcatacagtatataggtGAAACTATGCGTTACCTGTGCAACACACCAAAG AAACTCAGTGATCGAAGCCACAAAGTAAGACTTGCAATAGGCAACGGGATTAGAGCAGATGTGTGGAGGGACTTCATAAGCAGGTTTGGAAACGTTGAGATCAGAGAGCTTTATGGAGCAACGGAGGGGAATTTTGCTCTGCTGAATTACAGCGGCAAGATCGGAGCTATTGGGCGAGACACCTTCCTCAACAAG AGATTTTTTCCTCATGCTGTGATCAAATACAACGTAGAAAGAGGAGAGCCTGTGAGGGATTCATCTGGTTTCTGCATTGAGGCCGACAAAG GTGAGCCTGGACTCCTGGTGTCTGAAATATCAGTGAGGGCTCCGTTCTCTGGTTATGTGAGAGACCTGCAGCAGACGGAGAGGAAGAAGCTGCATAATGTCTTCAAGAGAGGAGACGTGTACTTCAACACCGGCGACCTGATGCGCGTCGATGAGGATCATTTCATCTACTTTCAGGATCGGGTTGGAGACACGTTCAG ATGGAAAGGAGAAAACGTGGCCACCACTGAGGTCGCTGACGTCATCTCGCTGGCTGGCTGCGTCAAAGAAGCCACTGTGTATGGAGTTAAAGTTCCAG GTCAGGAGGGCAGGGCTGGGATGGCTGCCGTGACTTTAAGAGACGGACTGAAATTTGACTCTGTGgatgtttttaaacatgttgaaAATTTCCTGCCAGCCTACGCACGACCCCGTTTTATGAGGATTCAG AGCTCTTTGGACGTAACGGGCACGTTCAAGCATTTGAAG GGAAAATCCACCTGCTCGCGCTGTAACACGTCACCAACCCCACCTGAGATGTTCAATGCATCTGAAGTGTTGTGA
- the zgc:101540 gene encoding hsFATP2a_ACSVL_like domain-containing protein, giving the protein MYIWFTVLAGLAILSFSFLKTFFPYFGEDCAYIRRSIKLGVRLLKYKKIKPFYSILDCFLDAAQRHPAKIFLHFEGREYSYSEVDKQSNKVARALQAEARLKEGDSVALFLANEPNFVWTWLGLAKLGCPVALLNFNIRSKSLLHCFSCCGAKVIIICPELQDAVEEVLPTLREQGISVYLLSDSCSVKGINSLSDQIAQASDQPLSRDLRANVNIRSTALYIYTSGTTGLPKAAVVTHERVWAASFIQALCGVTADDVFYINLPLYHSAGFLIGMSGAIERGITIILRKKFSASQFWDDCRKYNVTVMQYIGETMRYLCNTPKKDNEKNHKVRIAIGNGVRTDVWSEFLDRFGDIKVRELYAATEGNIGFINYTSKIGAVGRANFVHRFFFPYTLIKFDIEKEEPVRNSQGLCIEAARGETGLLVGRITQRSPFVGYAGNQQQTEKKRLRDVLKKGDLYFNTGDLLRLDHENFVYFQDRVGDTFRWKGENVATSEVADILTMAHCILEANVYGVKVEGHEGRIGMAAVTLKEGEDFDCSDAFKQVVNYLPAYARPRFIRIQPCLEMTGTFKMKKVKLVEEGFNPAHIKDLLYFLDPEKKTYVPLTDTIYRAIANREIKL; this is encoded by the exons ATGTACATCTGGTTCACCGTGTTAGCCGGACTGGCTATTCTGTCCTTTTCATTCCTCAAAACATTTTTCCCGTACTTTGGCGAGGACTGCGCGTACATCCGTAGGAGCATCAAACTTGGCGTCAGGCTtttaaaatacaagaaaatcaAACCCTTCTACAGCATCTTGGACTGCTTCTTGGATGCAGCGCAGAGGCATCCCGCTAAGATCTTTCTGCACTTTGAAGGTCGTGAATATTCATATAGCGAAGTGGATAAACAGAGCAACAAGGTGGCCAGAGCTCTGCAGGCTGAAGCCCGGCTCAAGGAGGGGGACTCGGTCGCCTTGTTTCTGGCCAACGAGCCCAATTTCGTTTGGACCTGGCTCGGTTTGGCCAAGCTGGGCTGTCCGGTCGCTCTGCTAAACTTTAACATTAGATCCAAGTCTCTGCTGCACTGTTTCTCCTGCTGCGGGGCCAAAGTGATCATCATCTGTCCAG AGCTGCAGGACGCCGTGGAAGAGGTTTTACCGACGCTAAGAGAGCAGGGTATCAGTGTGTACCTCCTGTCAGACAGCTGCAGCGTCAAGGGCATCAATTCTTTGTCTGACCAGATCGCCCAGGCCTCAGATCAGCCCCTGTCCCGGGACCTCAGGGCCAACGTCAACATCAGGAGCACTGCTCTGTATATCTACACGTCAGGCACCACAG GTTTGCCCAAAGCAGCTGTTGTCACCCATGAGAGGGTGTGGGCCGCCTCCTTCATCCAGGCGTTGTGTGGAGTCACAGCAGACGACGTCTTCTACATCAATCTGCCTCTGTACCACAGCGCTGGCTTCCTCATCGGGATGTCTGGAGCCATCGAGAGAG GTATAACCATTATTCTGAGGAAGAAGTTCTCTGCCTCTCAGTTCTGGGACGACTGCAGGAAATATAATGTGACAGTGATGCAGTACATTGGTGAAACAATGCGCTACCTCTGCAACACGCCCAAG AAAGACAATGAGAAGAACCACAAAGTGAGGATCGCCATCGGCAACGGAGTTCGGACAGACGTTTGGTCGGAGTTTCTGGATCGCTTCGGTGACATTAAAGTCAGAGAGTTGTACGCTGCCACAGAGGGAAACATCGGCTTCATAAACTACACGTCCAAGATCGGTGCAGTGGGCCGAGCCAATTTTGTCCACAGG tttttcttcCCCTACACTTTGATCAAGTTTGACATTGAGAAGGAGGAACCTGTCAGAAACTCTCAGGGTCTGTGCATCGAAGCAGCCAGAG GGGAGACGGGACTTTTGGTGGGAAGGATAACTCAGAGGTCTCCCTTTGTTGGGTACGCTGGTAACCAGCAACAGACCGAGAAGAAGAGGCTTCGTGATGTTTTGAAAAAAGGCGACCTGTACTTCAACACGGGCGACTTGCTTCGGTTGGACCATGAGAACTTTGTGTACTTCCAGGACCGAGTTGGTGACACTTTCAG ATGGAAAGGAGAGAACGTCGCCACGTCGGAGGTTGCAGATATTCTCACGATGGCTCATTGCATTTTGGAGGCAAACGTCTATGGTGTTAAAGTTGAAG GTCACGAGGGGCGGATCGGCATGGCAGCTGTCACTTTGAAAGAAGGAGAAGATTTTGACTGTTCAGACGCATTCAAGCAGGTCGTCAACTACCTCCCAGCTTACGCAAGACCTCGATTCATCAGGATTCag CCCTGCCTGGAGATGACGGGGACATTCAAGATGAAGAAGGTGAAGTTGGTGGAGGAGGGATTCAACCCAGCTCACATCAAAGACCTTTTATACTTCCTGGATCCTGAGAAAAAGACTTACGTTCCCCTGACTGACACAATCTACAGAGCAATAGCTAATAGGGAAATCAAACTCTAA